The DNA sequence ACTCGGTCGATCTTGGCGTGGCCGGGATCGGACGCGGCGGGCTGGGCCGAACTCCGCCGCACCGGACGCCGGTCTGCTTAGGTGGTGGTGATGGCGGGGGCGATTCTGGACAAGGCGACGGGCCTGCTGGACCGGCGGTTCGTGCTCAACGTGCTCGGGCCGAGCCTGGTGTTCTGGAGCGCGCTCGCCGTGCTGGTCGCGCAGGGCACCGGCTGGTCCCGGTGGGGCGCGCTGTGGCGCGGACTGAGCGGGCTGGAACAGGCGTACGCGGCGGGCGGGGTGCTCGCCCTGGTGATGATCTTCGGAGCGGCGGCGGGCAGCCAGATCGTCGGCCTGACCCGCCTGTGGCAGGGGTACTGGCCCAGCCCGCTCGGGCGGGCGATGGCCGGACGCGGCATCCGGCGGGAGCGGCGCCGCCGCGACCGGCTCGACCCCGCGACGCACGACGGCTACCAGCGCCGCTACTACGGGTTCCCGCCGCGCTCGGACGAGGTCCTGCCGACCCGGCTGGGCAATGTGCTCCAGGCGGCGGAGGCGTACTCCGGCGACGAGGCGCGCTACGGCGCCGACGCCGCGTTCTTCTGGCCCCGGCTGTACCTGGTCCTGCCCGCCGACATCCGGACGGCGGTGGACCAGGCCCGGTCGCGGCTGGGCATGTTCGTGATGATGGCCAGCCTCGGGACCGCGTTCCCGCTGCTCGGGCTGGTGCCGGTACTGCTGCTGGGCACGGCGTGGACGCTGTGGGCGGCCCTGTCGGCGGCCGCGGTCGTCACGGCGGTGGTGGCGTACCGGGGTTCGGTCCGGGCCGGGGCGGCCTTCGGCGACCTGGTGCGGTCCTGTTTCGACCTGCACCGGCGAACGGCGCTGCGGCAGCTGGGGCTCGCCGTGCCGACGACACTGGAGCAGGAGCGGCGGCTGTGGCGGGCGCTGCGCCGGCAGCTCTACCGGCGCGGGCCGGGCGAGCCGGGATTGGAGTTCCGGCCCGACCCCGCGCCGTAGCCGCCGTCAGCTGGGGCTGCTCGGGCCGGCCGACCGGGCGCCGCGCCGGGTCGCCGGGGCCGACGGGGGCGGCACGACCGGGCCGATGTCGCCGTCGGGCGCCTCGTCCAGGTCCACGACCACCGGGGCGTGGTCGCTGGGGCCGGTGCCCTTGCGCGCGTGCCGGTCCACCCATGCGGCCCGGACCCGGTCGGCGACCGGCGCCGAGGCCAGGATCAGGTCGATGCGCATGCCGAGGTCCTGGTGGAACATCCCGGCGCGGTAGTCCCAGTACGTGAAGACCCGCTGGGTGGGCCACCGGTCGCGGACCACGTCACGCAGGCCCAGCGATTGCAGGTCGGCCAGCGCCGCCCGCTCGGCGGGCGTGACGTGGGTGCTGCCGACGAACGCGGCCGGGTCGAACACGTCGGCGTCGGTCGGGGCGATGTTGACGTCGCCGCAGACCACGGCCGCCTGCGGCCCGGCGGCGACGGCCTGGCGCAGGGCGGCCAGCCAGGCCAGCTTGTACCGGTAGTGGTCGGAGTCGGGGGTGCGCCCGTTCGGGACGTACACCGAGTGCACCCGCACCCCGCCGCAGGTCGCGGCGACCGCGCGGGCCTCCGGGTGCGGGAACCCGGGCGCGCCGGGCAGGTCGGTGGCCACGTCGTCCAGACCGGCCCGGGACAGGATCGCCACGCCGTTCCAGCGGCCCTCGCCGTGGGAGACGAACTCGTACCCCCTGGCGGCCAGTTCCGGGCCGAGCAGCTCGCCGAACGCGTCGTCGGCCAGTTTCGTCTCCTGTAGGCAGACGACGTCGGGCTGCCGCTGGTCGAGCCAGGGCAGCAGCCGGGGCAGCCGCTGCTTCGCGGAGTTCACGTTCCACGTCGTCACGCGCACCGTACCCACGCTACGCGGTCCGGGCGCGGCGGCGGGCGGGCGCGGCGAAGGACGCGCGGTGGGGCGGGGCGCCCGGATCGGGGCGCCCCGCCGTCGCTGTCAGGCCCTCGGCGGAAGGGTGAGCCGCAGCAGCTGCGTCTCGGTGCCGGTGGCGGTGCGGGTGCTCGCGGCGAGCCACAGGGTGCCGTCCGCGCTCGGCTCGACGGTGATCAGCTGCCCGTAGGCGCCGGTGAGCAGCGCCTGCGCGTCGGTGACCGTGTCGCCGTCCAGGACGAGCCGCCACAGCCGGGAACCGGTCGCGCAGGCGAGGTACGCGACGTCGCGGATGATGGCGACACCGCCGCAGCCGCCCTCCC is a window from the Catellatospora sp. TT07R-123 genome containing:
- a CDS encoding exodeoxyribonuclease III, encoding MRVTTWNVNSAKQRLPRLLPWLDQRQPDVVCLQETKLADDAFGELLGPELAARGYEFVSHGEGRWNGVAILSRAGLDDVATDLPGAPGFPHPEARAVAATCGGVRVHSVYVPNGRTPDSDHYRYKLAWLAALRQAVAAGPQAAVVCGDVNIAPTDADVFDPAAFVGSTHVTPAERAALADLQSLGLRDVVRDRWPTQRVFTYWDYRAGMFHQDLGMRIDLILASAPVADRVRAAWVDRHARKGTGPSDHAPVVVDLDEAPDGDIGPVVPPPSAPATRRGARSAGPSSPS